One Papaver somniferum cultivar HN1 chromosome 10, ASM357369v1, whole genome shotgun sequence genomic window carries:
- the LOC113317944 gene encoding protein AUXIN SIGNALING F-BOX 2-like, giving the protein MASKKRKESPEKEEEEEEERVKRRCSSETSFPDEFLKRILDFVQCHKDRNSVSLVCKGWYETERISRTSLFIGNCYSISPERVVKRFPNIRSVTLKGKPRFSDFNLVPPNWGSDLHSWLVAFASAYHCLEQLKLKRMTVTDESLEFLAHSFLKFKAISLVSCDGFSTEGIASIATYCRNLTELDIQENSIDDLGGSWLSCFPDNYTSLEVLNFANLQSEVSFDALEKLVTRCKSLKALKVNRNITLEQLQRLLVLAPQLKELGTGTFSEELTPDQLTELENVFNNCKNLETLSGLWEASSLFLPVLYAACSNLTFLNLSYAPLESEELAKFLEHCPNLRRLWVLDTVEDKGLEAVASHCPLLEELRVFPADPSDPDVVLGENIGVTDAGFIAVSRGCPKLHYVLYFCRQMTNAAVATVVQNCPNFTHFRLCILKPCQPDYTTNEPMDEAFGSVVKRCTNLTRLSVSGLLTDLAFEYIGKYAKNLEFLSLAFVGSSDKSMQCLMSGCPKMRKLEIRDCPFGDAALLSGLDRYESMRSLWMSGCNLTIDGCRKLAKEKPKLNIEVIKEEESEDDVQAEKVYIYRTVVGPRKDAPPFVLTLE; this is encoded by the exons ATggcttcaaagaagagaaaggaaTCACCTGAgaaggaagaggaggaagaagaagagcgtGTGAAGCGTAGATGTTCTTCCGAAACTAGTTTTCCTGATGAGTTCTTGAAACGAATACTGGATTTCgtacagtgtcataaggatagaAACTCAGTTTCTTTGGTGTGTAAAGGTTGGTATGAAACTGAAAGAATAAGTAGAACAAGTTTGTTTATTGGGAATTGTTACTCTATTTCACCAGAGAGAGTTGTCAAGAGATTTCCAAATATACGAAGTGTTACACTTAAAGGGAAACCTAGATTCTCAGATTTTAATCTGGTTCCACCTAATTGGGGATCTGATCTTCATTCATGGTTGGTTGCTTTTGCTTCAGCTTATCATTGTTTGGAACAACTTAAGCTTAAGAGAATGACTGTGACTGATGAAAGCCTGGAGTTTTTAGCTCATTCATTTCTTAAATTTAAAGCTATATCTCTTGTTAGCTGTGATGGGTTTAGTACTGAAGGAATCGCTTCCATTGCTACTTATTGCAG aaactTGACAGAGCTGGATATACAAGAGAACAGCATAGATGATCTAGGGGGGAGCTGGTTGAGTTGCTTCCCTGATAATTACACATCACTGGAAGTTCTCAACTTCGCTAATCTTCAGAGCGAAGTCAGCTTTGATGCTTTGGAGAAGCTTGTAACCAGGTGCAAGTCGTTGAAGGCTTTGAAAGTGAATAGGAACATTACATTAGAGCAGTTGCAGCGTTTGCTCGTCCTTGCTCCTCAACTGAAGGAGCTCGGGACTGGTACCTTCTCTGAAGAGCTTACCCCTGACCAACTTACAGAACTTGAAAATGTGTTCAACAACTGCAAGAATTTAGAGACACTATCGGGTTTGTGGGAAGCCAGTTCACTCTTCCTCCCGGTATTATACGCAGCCTGCAGCAACCTAACTTTCTTAAATTTAAGCTATGCTCCCTTGGAGAGTGAAGAGCTGGCTAAGTTTCTTGAACATTGTCCAAATCTACGACGCCTCTGG GTGTTAGACACAGTAGAAGACAAAGGCCTAGAAGCCGTTGCTTCCCACTGTCCACTGCTTGAGGAGCTCCGTGTATTCCCTGCAGACCCCTCTGATCCAGACGTTGTACTTGGGGAAAATATTGGTGTGACAGATGCTGGTTTCATTGCTGTATCCCGTGGCTGTCCAAAACTTCACTACGTTCTATACTTCTGTCGGCAGATGACAAATGCTGCTGTGGCTACTGTGGTTCAAAACTGCCCTAATTTTACCCACTTCCGTCTCTGCATCTTGAAGCCTTGCCAGCCTGACTACACGACTAATGAACCAATGGATGAAGCTTTTGGTTCAGTAGTCAAGAGATGTACTAACCTCACGAGGCTTTCTGTCTCAGGCTTACTTACGGATTTGGCATTTGAGTACATAGGGAAGTATGCGAAAAACTTGGAATTCCTATCATTGGCATTTGTGGGCAGCTCTGACAAATCAATGCAGTGTTTGATGAGTGGATGTCCTAAGATGCGGAAGCTTGAGATAAGGGATTGCCCTTTTGGAGATGCAGCACTTCTGTCAGGGCTAGATCGGTATGAATCAATGAGGTCACTCTGGATGTCAGGATGCAATTTAACAATAGATGGTTGTCGAAAACTGGCCAAGGAAAAGCCAAAACTAAACATAGAGGTgataaaggaggaagaaagtgaagacgatGTACAAGCTGAGAAGGTTTACATTTATCGTACAGTTGTTGGACCCAGAAAAGATGCGCCGCCTTTTGTTCTCACTCTCGAGTAA
- the LOC113317593 gene encoding uncharacterized protein LOC113317593, whose protein sequence is MEILRGMTSIHDAFNNRYVYSDEDFQRHFLMPQHLVIRIIGEVYQVHLLKKDKLLLVNPKFIGFENKICIVFLGVHSRRYCMYTTLQRVCRVPSNNYETEILSDAFFFWCANTGNIQFI, encoded by the exons ATGGAGATTTTGAGAGGAATGACATCAATACATGATGCgtttaacaacagatatgtgTATTCTGACGAAGATTTTCAACGTCACTTCCTCATGCCGCAACACTTGGTCATTAGGATTATTGGAGAGGTTTATCAG GTACATTTACTAAAAAAAGATAAATTACTATTGGTAAACCCTAAATTTATAGGGTTTGAAAACAAGATTTGTATCGTTTTCCTTGG GGTACATTCAAGGAGGTATTGCATGTATACTACATTGCAACGAGTTTGCAGAGTTCCTTCCAATAACTATGAAACTGAAATCCTAAGTGACGCGTTTTTTTTCTGGTGCGCAAACACAG GTAATATACAGTTTATATAG